In one window of Miscanthus floridulus cultivar M001 chromosome 12, ASM1932011v1, whole genome shotgun sequence DNA:
- the LOC136496290 gene encoding probable calcium-binding protein CML32, producing MDTNLGVVAVVKLALAKGTPSASFWLRNGSLNAVRLHSVFDHNGDGEITMDELAQALDALGLDGDRVGLAAIVGAYVPGDAVSLRFEDFDKLHCALGDAIFGVLADQQDAAAAVAGADDGKGGEEDEQEMREAFKVFIVDGFISAAELQEVPKKLGLPKASSMDWAADALPPNPTWTPRWTTTSVKKLKQKGGADGAAAVVMLWCPADSDKEHETKPV from the exons ATGGACACGAACCTAggcgtggtggcggtggtgaagCTGGCGCTGGCGAAGGGGACGCCGTCGGCGTCATTCTGGCTCCGAAACGGGAGCCTGAACGCGGTGCGCCTCCACAGCGTGTTCGACCACAACGGGGACGGCGAGATCACGATGGATGAGCTGGCGCAGGCGCTGGACGCGCTAGGCCTGGACGGCGACCGCGTCGGCCTGGCCGCCATCGTCGGCGCCTACGTGCCCGGCGACGCCGTGAGCCTCCGCTTCGAGGACTTCGACAAGCTCCACTGCGCGCTCGGGGACGCCATCTTCGGCGTGCTCGCGGACCAgcaggacgccgccgccgccgtcgcggggGCGGACGACGGCAAGGGCGGTGAGGAGGACGAGCAGGAGATGCGGGAGGCGTTCAAGGTCTTCATCGTCGACGGCTTCATCTCCGCCGCCGAGCTGCAGGAGGTGCCCAAGAAGCTAGGACTCCCCAAGGCCAGCAGCATGGACTGGGCGGCCGACGCTCTCCCGCCAAATCCAACCTGGACGCCACGATGGACAACCACGTCGGttaaaaaattgaaacaaaaGG GCGGCGCCGACGGAGCAGCTGCAGTGGTGATGCTGTGGTGCCCAGCTGACAGTGACAAGGAGCACGAGACAAAGCCGGTTTAG
- the LOC136498133 gene encoding multiple C2 domain and transmembrane region protein 5-like translates to MKLVVEISDAADLAPKDGAASCNPYVEVDFDDQRQRTATKPADRSPYWNQTLVFDVRDPARFPSLPVDVSVFHDRRLQDHNALRPHTFLGRVRINGASVAPSPEEAVLQRYPLEKRGLFSRVSGDIALRIYLVGDVNETVPVSAAPNQQQESVAAAAASGDPERIVRSAFAPQQPPPVEQSEAQGQGKSGGGPAGDEHEARPPRIFRSVPASGGGGGGGGADQQPRRTLHAVAAPPPPPGQTVVMPKPTAAAPPGPAFGLVETKPPLPAKMGPRAAAAAAAKIASTYDMVEPMTYLYVSVVKARDLPNMDVTGALDPYVEVKLGNFKGVTKHLDKNPNPVWRQTFAFSQEHLQSNQLEVVVKDKDMIKDDFVGRVLFDMTDIPKRLPPDSPLAPQWYRLADRHGEKLRHGEIMLAVWIGTQADEAFPEAWHSDAHSLPFEGLSNTRSKVYYSPKLAYLKVVAIAAQDVYPAGSEKGRPLAPTIAKIQLGWQVRRTRPGQPQGSPNPVWNEEFMFVAGEPFDEPLVVTVEERVAAGRDEPVGRVIIPVVSPYVYRNDLAKSVESKWFNLSRALTADEAAAGVTAAKALAEKTTFSTKIHLRLSLETAYHVLDESTHYSSDLQPSAKKLRKSSIGILELGILSARNLVPMKAKEGRLTDPYCVAKYGSKWVRTRTVLNTLAPQWNEQYTWEVFDPCTIVTVAVFDNGHVLGGGEGSKDQRIGKVRVRLSTLEIDRVYTHFYPLMTLTPGGLKKTGELHLAVRFTCTAWANMLGMYAKPLLPKMHYSHPISVLQLDYLRFQAMQMVAARLGRAEPPLRREVVEYMLDVDSHMFSLRRSKANFKRITSLFSGAVAVAKWMDGICKWKNPLTTVLVHVLFLILVCYPELILPTVFLYLFMIGVWNYRRRPRKPPHMDTVLSHAESGLVHPDELDEEFDTFPTSKSGEVVRMRYDRLRSVAGRVQTVVGDLATQGERAQALLSWRDPRATAIFVMLSLVVAVVLYVTPFQVVAVVLGLYLLRHPRFRSKQPSVPFNFYKRLPAKSDMLL, encoded by the coding sequence ATGAAGCTCGTCGTCGAGATCTCCGACGCCGCCGACCTCGCCCCCAAGGACGGCGCCGCCTCCTGCAACCCCTACGTGGAGGTCGACTTCGACGACCAGCGCCAGCGCACCGCCACCAAGCCCGCCGACCGCTCCCCGTACTGGAACCAGACGCTGGTCTTCGACGTCCGCGACCCCGCGCGCTTCCCCTCCCTCCCCGTCGACGTCTCCGTCTTCCACGACCGACGCCTCCAGGACCACAACGCACTCCGCCCGCACACCTTCCTGGGCCGCGTCCGCATCAACGGCGCCTCCGTCGCGCCGTCGCCAGAGGAGGCCGTCCTGCAGAGGTACCCGCTCGAGAAGCGGGGGCTCTTCTCACGCGTCTCGGGAGACATCGCGCTCAGGATCTACCTCGTCGGGGATGTCAATGAAACCGTACCTGTTTCTGCTGCTCCCAACCAGCAACAGGagtccgtcgccgccgccgccgccagcggaGACCCCGAAAGGATCGTCAGGTCCGCCTTCGCGCCACAGCAGCCGCCGCCGGTGGAGCAGTCAGAAGCCCAGGGGCAGGGGAAGAGCGGCGGAGGCCCAGCAGGGGATGAGCACGAGGCACGGCCTCCTCGCATCTTCCGCTCCGTGCCAGcctcgggaggaggaggaggtggcggagGAGCCGACCAGCAGCCTCGCCGCACTCTCCACGCCGTGGccgcgcctcctcctccacccggcCAGACGGTCGTCATGCCCAAACCCACTGCCGCCGCCCCTCCCGGCCCCGCCTTCGGCCTGGTCGAGACCAAGCCTCCTCTGCCGGCCAAGATGggcccgcgcgccgccgccgccgccgccgccaagatCGCGTCCACGTACGACATGGTGGAGCCGATGACGTACCTGTACGTGAGCGTGGTGAAGGCGCGCGACCTCCCCAACATGGACGTCACCGGTGCGCTGGACCCCTACGTGGAGGTGAAGCTCGGCAACTTCAAGGGCGTCACCAAGCACCTGGACAAGAACCCCAACCCGGTGTGGCGCCAGACCTTCGCCTTCTCCCAGGAGCACCTGCAGTCCAACCAGCTGGAGGTGGTCGTCAAGGACAAGGACATGATCAAGGACGACTTCGTCGGCCGCGTCCTCTTCGACATGACCGACATCCCTAAGCGGCTGCCCCCCGACAGCCCGCTCGCGCCGCAGTGGTACCGCCTCGCCGACCGGCACGGCGAGAAGCTGCGGCACGGCGAGATCATGCTCGCCGTGTGGATCGGCACGCAGGCCGACGAGGCGTTCCCGGAGGCGTGGCACTCGGACGCGCACTCGCTGCCCTTCGAGGGCCTCTCCAACACCAGGTCCAAGGTCTACTACTCGCCCAAGCTCGCCTACCTCAAGGTTGTGGCCATCGCGGCGCAGGACGTGTACCCCGCCGGCTCAGAGAAGGGCCGGCCCCTGGCGCCCACCATCGCCAAGATCCAGCTCGGGTGGCAGGTCCGTCGGACGCGGCCGGGGCAGCCGCAGGGCTCCCCCAACCCCGTGTGGAACGAGGAGTTCATGTTCGTGGCGGGCGAGCCGTTCGACGAGCCGCTGGTGGTGACGGTGGAGGAGCGCGTGGCGGCGGGGCGCGACGAGCCCGTGGGCCGGGTGATCATCCCCGTGGTCTCGCCGTACGTGTACCGCAACGACCTGGCCAAGTCGGTGGAATCCAAGTGGTTCAACCTTTCGCGCGCGCTGACGGCGGACGAGGCCGCGGCGGGCGTCACCGCCGCCAAGGCCCTGGCGGAGAAGACGACCTTCTCGACCAAGATCCACCTGCGGCTGAGCCTGGAGACGGCGTACCACGTGCTGGACGAGTCGACGCACTACAGCAGCGACCTGCAGCCGTCGGCGAAGAAGCTGCGCAAGTCGTCCATCGGCATCCTGGAGCTGGGCATCCTGAGCGCCCGGAACCTGGTGCCCATGAAGGCCAAGGAAGGGCGGCTGACGGACCCCTACTGCGTGGCCAAGTACGGGTCCAAGTGGGTGCGCACCCGGACGGTGCTCAACACGCTGGCGCCGCAGTGGAACGAGCAGTACACGTGGGAGGTGTTCGACCCCTGCACCATCGTCACCGTCGCCGTGTTCGACAACGGGCACGTCCTCGGTGGCGGCGAGGGCAGCAAGGACCAGCGGATCGGCAAGGTGCGCGTGCGGCTGTCGACGCTGGAGATCGACCGCGTCTACACCCACTTCTACCCGCTGATGACGCTCACCCCGGGCGGGCTGAAGAAGACCGGGGAGCTGCACCTGGCGGTGCGCTTCACCTGCACGGCGTGGGCCAACATGCTGGGCATGTACGCCAAGCCGCTGCTGCCCAAGATGCACTACAGCCACCCCATCTCGGTGCTGCAGCTGGACTACCTCCGGTTCCAGGCCATGCAGATGGTGGCGGCGCGGCTGGGGCGCGCCGAGCCGCCGCTGCGGCGGGAGGTGGTGGAGTACATGCTGGACGTGGACTCGCACATGTTCAGCCTGCGGCGGAGCAAGGCCAACTTCAAACGCATCACCTCCCTCTTCTCGggcgccgtggccgtggccaagTGGATGGACGGCATCTGCAAGTGGAAGAACCCGCTGACGACCGTCCTGGTGCACGTGCTGTTCCTCATCCTGGTGTGCTACCCGGAGCTGATCCTGCCCAccgtcttcctctacctcttcaTGATCGGCGTGTGGAACTACCGGCGGCGGCCGCGCAAGCCGCCGCACATGGACACGGTGCTGTCGCACGCCGAGTCCGGGCTGGTGCACCCGGACGAGCTGGACGAGGAGTTCGACACGTTCCCCACCAGCAAGTCCGGGGAAGTGGTGCGGATGCGCTACGACCGCCTGCGCAGCGTGGCCGGGCGGGTGCAGACGGTGGTCGGCGACCTGGCCACGCAGGGGGAGCGGGCGCAGGCGCTGCTCAGCTGGAGGGACCCGAGGGCGACGGCCATCTTCGTCATGCTCTCGCTCGTGGTGGCCGTGGTGCTCTACGTGACGCCGTTCCAGGTGGTGGCCGTGGTGCTGGGGCTCTACCTGCTGCGCCACCCGCGCTTCCGGAGCAAGCAGCCGTCGGTGCCCTTCAACTTCTACAAGAGGCTGCCGGCCAAGTCCGACATGCTGCTCTAG
- the LOC136497983 gene encoding protein FAR1-RELATED SEQUENCE 5-like: MAPERGGKYLHLNARSIPPVRRFFSRYPLLRSVLRSVWPSSGSRVCFVGSLDRGSLDRDRRAGLDRAAAQHRAAAQHRTTSRRRPTSRRGPTSRCRRTGSPGLRRRPCSSPAWVASRSHHEGLQRRRWSSRAIHHEAGDLAGRHTVMMEPHPAASTVETKDPRPMATNSTPMVLTNSDLTLSTGSPPSLATNAAAMLPMIPGTHGPDAVLSIMDVDAGVVAHVEEPSTPRTIPSPNIADKCKANKKPVVGMTFDTLKAAEIFYKDYAHDAGFSVRVGAHRKENEVILYQRYLCSNEGYRKKSEEEVSEQPGKKKKTSNVMDTRCGCEAHIVVKLDNEKKYQILSFVEEHNHVFVSPDKRHLLRSNRQVSERAKSTLFNCHKASIGTSQAFRLLQVTDGGFKHVGCTLRDLKNYYRDLRTKIKDADAHMFVHQLERKKEANPAFFYEFMVDKEGRLVRVFWADATCRKNCSVFGDVLSVDSTYTTNQYDMKFVPFTGVNHHLQSVFLGAAFLADEKIDSYVWLFQTFLKATGGVAPHLIITDEDASMKAAIAQVLPNTTHRLCMWHIMDKVPEKVGPDIKNDEDFWKLLNECVWGSENSDEFESKWNSIMTTYVLTENEWFSTKFASRESWIPAYFMDIPLAGLLRTTSRSESANSFFNRFIHRKLSFVEFWLRFSTALECQREEELIADNKSLHSNRSLMTPWVMEKQCSVVYTHEIFNKFQEQLMVARDHCIIQGISENDDKKIVTISSQSGKERVVQMNKSNLFGMCSCKFYESYGIPCRHIIQVLRGEKQNEIPPIYFIKRWDMRCKREVTFDEEGNLLDEKAKDPVEEAMARKISDSRNKFEELIQMAKNSEQGIEFLYSSLSNLVQPLQNIVPAATASKQDEFESFLGGKIPQEVEIHPPNDINSRGRSKRIKKGKEQKAPRKRMCGKCKQLVAHDARNCPLNGVENASN, translated from the exons ATGGCTCCTGAGAGAGGTGGGAAATATTTGCACTTAAACGCCCGCAGCATCCCACCGGTTCGTAGATTTTTTTCACGTTACCCCCTCCTCCGTTCCGTCCTCCGTTCCGTTTGGCCGTCGTCTGGATCGCGAGTTTGCTTCGTCGGTTCGCTGGATCGCGGTTCGCTGGATCGCGACCGCCGCGCCGGCCTGGATCGCGCCGCCGCCCAACATCGCGCGGCCGCCCAACATCGCACAACATCGCGCCGCCGCCCAACATCGCGCCGCGGCCCAACATCGCGCTGCCGCCGGACTGGTTCGCCTGGTTTGCGCCGCCGGCCTTGTTCGTCGCCGGCCTGGGTCGCATCGAGAAGCCACCACGAGGGCCTGCAACGTCGTCGCTGGAGCAGCAGGGCCATCCACCACGAAGCCGGCGATCTTGCTGGAC GTCATACTGTGATGATGGAGCCCCATCCGGCAGCGTCCACCGTGGAGACGAAGGACCCCCGTCCGATGGCCACGAACTCCACTCCGATGGTGCTCACGAACTCCGACCTAACGCTGAGCACGGGCTCGCCTCCGTCGTTGGCCACGAACGCCGCCGCAATGCTGCCTATGATCCCAGGAACACACGGCCCCGATGCAG TCCTGTCCATCATGGACGTCGATGCTGGAGTTGTAGCCCACGTTGAGGAACCAAGCACACCACGGACTATACCTTCTCCTAATATAGCAGATAAGTGCAAAGCAAATAAAAAGCCTGTGGTGGGAATGACTTTTGATACACTCAAGGCTGCGGAGATTTTTTACAAAGACTATGCACACGATGCTGGTTTCTCGGTTCGTGTTGGTGCACATAGGAAGGAGAATGAGGTAATATTGTACCAGAGGTATTTGTGCTCAAATGAAGGATATAGGAAGAAGAGCGAAGAAGAAGTTAGTGAGCAGCCCGGGAAAAAAAAGAAGACATCAAATGTGATGGACACCCGATGTGGTTGTGAGGCTCATATTGTTGTCAAGCTTGACAATGAGAAGAAGTATCAAATATTGTCATTTGTTGAGGAGCACAATCATGTTTTCGTGTCGCCAGATAAGAGGCACCTGCTACGATCCAACCGTCAAGTTAGTGAGAGGGCAAAGAGTACTTTGTTCAACTGTCATAAGGCTAGCATTGGCACGTCACAGGCATTTCGACTTCTCCAAGTCACTGACGGTGGATTTAAGCATGTTGGTTGCACGCTGAGGGATTTGAAGAACTACTACCGTGACCTGAGGACCAAAATCAAAGATGCTGATGCACATATGTTTGTGCATCAACTTGAGCGAAAGAAGGAAGCAAATCCTGCCTTCTTTTATGAGTTTATGGTGGATAAAGAAGGACGACTTGTGCGTGTCTTCTGGGCAGATGCCACATGTAGAAAAAATTGCAGTGTTTTTGGTGATGTGCTTTCGGTAGATTCTACATATACTACCAACCAATATGATATGAAGTTTGTGCCATTCACTGGGGTCAATCATCACTTGCAAAGTGTTTTCCTTGGCGCAGCGTTTCTGGCTGATGAAAAGATCGACTCATATGTATGGTTGTTTCAGACCTTTCTTAAGGCTACTGGTGGAGTAGCACCTCATCTAATCATAACAGATGAAGATGCGAGCATGAAGGCTGCTATTGCTCAGGTTCTACCAAATACAACTCATAGACTTTGCATGTGGCATATCATGGATAAGGTTCCTGAGAAGGTTGGGCCAGACATAAAAAATGATGAGGACTTCTGGAAATTATTAAACGAGTGTGTTTGGGGCTCCGAGAATTCAGATGAGTTTGAGTCTAAATGGAATTCTATCATGACAACGTATGTGCTCACTGAAAATGAGTGGTTTTCCACAAAGTTCGCCAGCCGAGAATCATGGATCCCAGCATACTTTATGGACATACCTCTAGCAGGACTTCTTAGGACTACATCACGATCGGAAAGTGCAAATTCTTTCTTTAACCGTTTCATTCATCGAAAATTATCCTTTGTTGAGTTTTGGCTGAGGTTTTCAACAGCTTTGGAGTGCCAGCGCGAAGAGGAGTTGATAGCCGACAATAAAAGTCTTCACTCCAACCGGTCATTGATGACACCTTGGGTCATGGAGAAGCAGTGTAGTGTTGTAtatactcatgaaattttcaaCAAGTTTCAGGAACAACTAATGGTTGCAAGAGACCATTGCATTATTCAAGGAATTTCAGAGAATGATGATAAAAAAATTGTCACTATTAGCAGCCAATCTGGTAAAGAGCGAGTAGTTCAAATGAACAAATCAAACTTGTTTGGTATGTGCTCTTGCAAATTTTATGAGTCCTATGGCATCCCATGTCGTCATATCATTCAAGTGCTTAGAGGCGAAAAACAAAATGAGATACCACCAATTTATTTTATAAAAAGGTGGGATATGAGGTGTAAAAG AGAAGTGACATTTGATGAGGAAGGTAACCTACTGGATGAAAAGGCTAAAGATCCTGTGGAGGAAGCAATGGCGAGAAAAATTTCAGATTCACGTAACAAGTTTGAAGAGCTAATCCAGATGGCCAAGAACTCTGAACAAGGAATAGAATTTTTATATTCTAGCTTATCAAACCTTGTACAACCTCTTCAAAATATCGTTCCTGCTGCTACAGCCAGTAAACAAGATGAGTTCGAATCGTTCCTTGGTGGAAAAATTCCACAAGAAGTTGAGATACATCCACCAAATGATATCAACTCCAGAGGGCGAAGCAAAAGAATCAAGAAGGGCAAGGAGCAGAAGGCGCCCAGAAAACGGATGTGTGGAAAATGCAAGCAATTAGTGGCTCATGACGCACGTAATTGCCCGCTCAATGGTGTGGAAAATGCAAGCAATTAG